The nucleotide sequence CGAGTTACATAACCTGCCACTCGGTTTCTTAGCTTTGTTGAAGCAATATTTGTCACAGATTGAATAATTTCTTTGTTTTCATCAAAATTTGTAGTGAATTTATCTGCGTAACGTCTCAGAAGTTCTCGCGCTACCCTTTTCACATGCTCTGGTCGCACATTACCCAAACTTTCAGTTCTCCATTACGAGTGTGTCTTTGTTCCGTTTTGTTGTGATATAGAAAACGCATTCTCGTATGTTTCTTTTATTGTTTACGCTAACAACAATTGCTTGAGTATGCTGAATCAGGTATTTGTAGAGCCTCTGTCAGTGTGATAACATCAGGAATTTCCGTTTTTTCTTCTTCTTCATCAACACTGGAGAAAAGGTGTTTCTGGCTTTTCATTGTAGTAGTGTAGACCACTGGAAAAAGCGAGGACGTGTATCCAAATAGAAAAAGGAAGACGATGAGGTTTCAATATGACAAGCAAATTTTAAATAGTGGCTTAAACAAAAAAAGAGGCTAAGGAGGGGGTTGTATGGCAGACCCAGAGTTGGCTGTTGCCCCGAT is from Candidatus Bathyarchaeota archaeon and encodes:
- a CDS encoding 30S ribosomal protein S17e encodes the protein MGNVRPEHVKRVARELLRRYADKFTTNFDENKEIIQSVTNIASTKLRNRVAGYVTRILATQVAQTSQSNEEAE